The Salvia miltiorrhiza cultivar Shanhuang (shh) chromosome 1, IMPLAD_Smil_shh, whole genome shotgun sequence genome has a window encoding:
- the LOC131004998 gene encoding protein GLUTAMINE DUMPER 2-like, with protein sequence MPGFGAAPPSPVPRSPWHSPVPYLFGGLAAMLGLIAFALLILACSYWKLSGYLENHGDGEWDLEADGGDGAAKPLPVMEEKFLVIMAGQEKPTFLATPMSSRASSFGSKSSCTTLSTQNSTLSEPDFQDKNIQNGGHVQSPAAADQVH encoded by the coding sequence ATGCCAGGTTTTGGTGCAGCACCTCCGTCGCCAGTGCCGCGGTCGCCGTGGCACTCGCCGGTGCCGTACCTCTTCGGGGGGCTGGCAGCGATGCTGGGTCTGATCGCTTTTGCTCTCTTGATCCTCGCCTGCTCCTACTGGAAGCTCTCCGGGTACCTCGAGAACCACGGCGACGGCGAGTGGGACCTCGAGGCCGACGGAGGAGACGGCGCTGCGAAGCCGCTGCCGGTGATGGAAGAGAAGTTTTTAGTGATCATGGCCGGCCAGGAAAAGCCGACGTTCCTGGCCACTCCGATGTCGAGTAGGGCGTCGTCGTTTGGCAGTAAGAGCAGTTGCACTACTTTAAGCACTCAAAATAGTACCTTGTCCGAACCAGATTTTCAAGACAAGAACATCCAAAATGGCGGACATGTTCAATCACCCGCTGCTGCAGATCAGGTCCAttga
- the LOC131011494 gene encoding uncharacterized protein LOC131011494 has protein sequence MWRIMRNRLPTCDNLVKRRIPLGEEEVLCNACCQREESAQHLFLRCPKTEMVWNEIQKWVGVDSVRPDNVEAHFEAFSNLGTRKTSSKFLSVLWACTTWLIWKGRNESRFESKNWEIAKMLGGIKARLWSWNKIFNLLEGEVSFHDWMTKDISYLFV, from the coding sequence ATGTGGAGAATCATGAGGAACCGACTGCCTACCTGCGACAACTTGGTTAAACGGAGGATCCCACTCGGAGAAGAGGAAGTACTATGCAATGCATGCTGCCAGAGGGAGGAATCAGCTCAACACCTGTTTCTCCGATGCCCGAAGACTGAAATGGTGTGGAACGAAATCCAAAAATGGGTGGGAGTTGATTCGGTTCGACCCGACAATGTCGAAGCACACTTTGAAGCCTTCTCAAACCTTGGGACGAGGAAGACCAGTTCGAAGTTCCTCTCGGTTCTTTGGGCGTGCACCACTTGGCTTATCTGGAAAGGGAGGAACGAAAGCAGATTCGAGAGCAAGAACTGGGAGATCGCTAAGATGTTAGGTGGTATTAAAGCTAGATTGTGGAGTTGGAACAAAATCTTCAACCTGTTGGAGGGCGAAGTTAGCTTTCATGATTGGATGACAAAAGACATTTCTTATCTCTTTGTGTAA
- the LOC131004999 gene encoding glutamate receptor 2.8-like, giving the protein MINMCNIHRYILIYLLIAEVAMDAGSQPSGVPIGLVLNMNSPLGSMLHLCIEMALSDVYAQNPNYTTMLQLHIRNAQSVLEADFAVVDLLENEQVEGLIGPQGSTQDIFISELGKKSHVPIVSITARSSSAENNFFVRATIDDLTQARALAALCQELQWPQAVLLYEDAEYAHQFQSHLSNAFRDVGIGIVHLTPMPWSADHKRLTKLLTSLEQQETRVFIVHMNPSLGFRLFDAAKKLGLMREGSVWVITDSLSNFLSSMDSGTRDSMEGVVGVRPYVAPSKELRYFQERWERNSSRAGMDLNVYGLWAYDTITALASAVENLGPVHPQYPCNNDMMARDSSSYGPRLLRELLSTRFRGLSGYFEVVDGRLKPSDFEIVNLIGTGERRVGFWNPHRGIVRDLNYFMKGLKNVVWPGDSTIKPKGWAIPPSGSLRVGVPWKPGFKEFVNVEIDPATNETRATGFAVDIFLYALKQMPFPINYTFCCYNESSSTNWSYDSMLREIPEKYDMVVADTTIWAPRASYVDFTLPYSESGLVLVVKNNKPLNMWTFTKPLRWDLWVTIVAASLVMGLFIWRLERADPAVPVAAAEQVEEPNNNNNNGRLRIPFLAAVLALAFPEMALVRRNTSVFVLVCWLFTAFVLMQSYTANLSAILTLDQLHFSFSDDHFIGYHRGSFTYEFLTQKLNISPARLKSYLSLEEYHHAMRKGSHKGGIDAIFDEYPYMKLLINRYYSRYKIVGPTFRTDGLGFALPLGSPLVAHFSRAILNVTQGPEMTGLEQKNFGPGYSSQDPLINSVSQGASSLTSRDFAGLFIILAGLTLSAFLAALTDAFNKLKYFVRNINGAYAPLANQPAAVANAQLQDPPNREIEVART; this is encoded by the exons ATGATAAACATGTGTAACATTCATCGTTATATTCTGATATATTTGCTGATAGCTGAAGTTGCAATGGATGCAGGATCACAGCCTTCCGGCGTCCCCATTGGCCTAGTTCTCAACATGAACTCGCCTTTGGGTTCCATGCTCCATCTCTGCATAGAGATGGCGCTTTCGGATGTTTATGCTCAGAATCCAAACTACACCACAATGTTGCAGCTGCATATCAGAAATGCTCAAAGTGTTCTCGAAGCTGATTTTGCag TTGTAGATTTATTGGAGAACGAACAAGTTGAAGGCCTCATAGGGCCACAGGGGTCAACGCAAGATATATTCATCTCGGAATTAGGGAAAAAATCTCATGTCCCGATTGTATCAATCACTGCAAGAAGCTCATCTGCAGAAAACAACTTCTTTGTTAGGGCAACCATTGATGATCTGACGCAAGCTCGAGCTCTTGCAGCTCTTTGTCAGGAACTCCAATGGCCTCAAGCTGTGCTTCTGTATGAGGATGCAGAATACGCCCATCAATTCCAATCCCATCTCAGCAATGCTTTCCGAGATGTTGGAATCGGCATCGTGCATCTCACCCCCATGCCTTGGTCAGCAGACCACAAGCGTCTCACCAAACTGCTCACTTCGTTGGAGCAACAGGAGACGAGGGTTTTCATAGTTCACATGAACCCTTCTCTCGGATTTCGGTTATTTGACGCTGCTAAGAAACTAGGATTGATGAGAGAAGGGAGTGTGTGGGTAATCACGGATAGCTTGTCCAACTTCTTGAGCTCCATGGATTCGGGCACCCGCGATTCCATGGAAGGAGTGGTGGGGGTGAGGCCTTACGTGGCGCCTTCCAAGGAATTGAGATATTTCCAAGAGAGGTGGGAGAGAAATAGCAGCAGAGCGGGTATGGATTTGAATGTTTATGGGCTGTGGGCGTATGACACCATCACTGCATTAGCATCTGCAGTAGAGAATCTGGGCCCTGTACATCCACAATATCCGTGCAATAACGATATGATGGCAAGAGACTCTTCCTCGTACGGGCCTCGACTTCTTAGGGAGCTATTGAGCACGAGATTCAGAGGGCTCAGTGGCTACTTTGAAGTGGTTGATGGGAGGTTGAAGCCCTCGGATTTCGAGATAGTGAATCTGATCGGAACAGGGGAGAGAAGGGTTGGTTTTTGGAATCCCCACAGGGGAATTGTGAGGGACTTGAATTATTTTATGAAAGGATTGAAGAATGTGGTGTGGCCTGGTGATTCAACTATTAAACCCAAGGGTTGGGCTATACCTCCTTCGGGGAGCCTCCGAGTTGGAGTGCCATGGAAGCCTGGATTCAAAGAATTTGTGAATGTGGAGATCGATCCTGCAACCAATGAGACGCGTGCCACTGGATTCGCTGTGGATATCTTCTTGTATGCGTTGAAGCAGATGCCCTTTCCTATCAACTACACGTTTTGTTGCTACAACGAGAGCAGCAGTACTAATTGGAGCTATGACAGTATGCTACGCGAGATCCCTGAG AAATATGATATGGTGGTGGCGGATACCACCATTTGGGCTCCACGAGCATCGTATGTGGATTTTACGCTGCCTTATTCGGAATCAGGATTGGTTTTGGTTGTGAAGAATAATAAGCCACTCAACATGTGGACGTTTACGAAGCCATTGAGGTGGGATCTGTGGGTCACAATTGTTGCAGCCTCTCTGGTGATGGGATTATTTATTTGGAGATTAGAACGAGCTGATCCTGCTGTTCCTGTTGCTGCAGCTGAACAAGTTGAGGAAccgaataataataataataatggtcGACTCAGAATTCCATTTTTGGCTGCTGTATTAGCCTTGGCTTTCCCAGAGA TGGCCTTGGTGAGAAGGAATACATCAGTTTTCGTGCTAGTGTGCTGGCTGTTCACGGCATTCGTACTAATGCAGAGCTACACGGCAAACCTGTCGGCCATTCTAACACTGGATCAGCTGCACTTCTCGTTTTCTGATGATCACTTCATCGGCTATCACAGAGGTTCCTTCACATATGAATTCTTGACACAGAAGCTAAACATTAGCCCCGCCAGGCTCAAGTCCTACCTATCCCTTGAAGAATACCACCACGCCATGCGCAAAGGCAGCCACAAAGGAGGCATAGACGCCATATTCGACGAGTACCCTTACATGAAGCTTTTGATCAATCGATACTACTCTCGCTACAAGATTGTGGGACCCACTTTCAGAACTGATGGGCTTGGGTTCGCCTTGCCTCTTGGATCTCCCTTGGTTGCGCACTTCTCCCGAGCCATCCTGAATGTCACTCAGGGTCCGGAGATGACGGGTCTGGAGCAGAAGAACTTTGGACCCGGATACTCTTCGCAGGATCCGCTCATCAACAGCGTGTCGCAGGGTGCCTCCAGCCTCACCTCTCGTGATTTCGCCGGCCTCTTCATTATCTTAGCCGGACTTACTCTATCTGCTTTTCTTGCTGCCCTCACCGATGCTTTCAATAAGCTTAAATATTTTGTCCGCAACATAAATGGCGCTTATGCTCCTCTTGCCAATCAACCCGCTGCTGTTGCTAATGCTCAACTACAAGATCCGCCAAATCGAGAAATTGAAGTGGCTAGAACCTAA